A part of Larkinella insperata genomic DNA contains:
- a CDS encoding CPBP family intramembrane glutamic endopeptidase, translating to MHPLRSLLVLLGFILLGMSLGGLLAGVFLAGWASTSGYEVGEITDILNNPADFPGSWQLLMLIQAVSHLCSFLLPSLLYLRWIEHRGWTDFNTRPLSAVRAVGLVALLTITFMPFNGLIIEWNQNLDLPDALRGLEEWMKQKEDQLSELTTFLTDFSSPLELVIALLVIAIIPGIGEEVLFRGLLQRKLAQWTGNVHVAIWVAAIIFSAIHVQFYGFVPRVLLGALFGYLYVWSGNLWVAILAHTVNNGFTVFMVWLYHRKMISIDIENTDSVPWTGAVISLILTIGFLVFFRKSNQSSSQPYV from the coding sequence TTGCATCCTTTACGTAGTCTATTGGTCCTGTTGGGCTTTATCTTGCTGGGCATGTCGCTGGGCGGTTTGCTGGCCGGCGTGTTCCTGGCGGGCTGGGCTTCCACGAGCGGTTATGAGGTGGGCGAAATAACCGATATTTTAAACAATCCCGCCGATTTTCCGGGCAGTTGGCAGTTGCTGATGCTGATTCAGGCCGTCAGCCACCTTTGCTCATTTCTGCTGCCGAGCCTGCTCTACCTGCGCTGGATTGAACACCGGGGGTGGACCGACTTCAACACCCGGCCGCTCAGCGCCGTTCGGGCCGTGGGGCTGGTGGCTCTGCTAACCATTACCTTCATGCCTTTCAACGGGTTGATTATCGAATGGAATCAGAACCTTGATCTGCCGGATGCGCTCCGCGGACTGGAAGAATGGATGAAACAAAAGGAAGACCAGCTTTCCGAACTGACGACCTTCCTGACGGATTTCTCCTCACCGCTGGAGCTGGTAATTGCTCTGCTGGTGATTGCCATCATTCCGGGCATTGGCGAAGAGGTGCTGTTTCGGGGGCTTTTGCAACGAAAACTGGCGCAGTGGACCGGCAACGTTCATGTCGCCATTTGGGTAGCGGCCATCATTTTTAGTGCCATTCACGTGCAGTTTTACGGCTTTGTACCGCGGGTTCTGCTGGGCGCTCTGTTTGGCTACCTCTACGTCTGGTCGGGCAATCTTTGGGTGGCTATTCTGGCGCACACGGTAAACAACGGTTTTACGGTTTTTATGGTCTGGCTCTACCACCGTAAAATGATTTCGATTGACATTGAGAATACCGATAGCGTTCCTTGGACCGGCGCGGTAATTTCACTAATTTTAACGATAGGTTTTTTAGTTTTTTTTCGAAAATCAAATCAATCGTCGTCCCAGCCGTATGTCTGA
- the dusB gene encoding tRNA dihydrouridine synthase DusB, whose translation MVKIGTIELGDFPLLLAPMEDVSDPPFRAVCKANGADLMYTEFISSEGLIRDAAKSVQKLDIFEYERPIGIQLFGSDIETMRVCAEIATRANPDLIDINYGCPVKNVACRGAGAALLQDVPKMVKMTEAVVKATHLPVTVKTRLGWDENTKNIQEVAERLQDIGIQALTVHGRTRVQMYKGEADWTLIGRVKENPRINIPIFGNGDIESPEKALEYKNRFGVDGIMIGRASIGYPWVFNEIKHYLRTGGHLAAPTLADRVAVCKQHLEFSIRWKGEKTGIFEMRRHYTNYFKGLDNFKPFRLRLVQADTLAEISGILDEITETYEVALL comes from the coding sequence ATGGTTAAAATTGGAACAATTGAACTGGGCGACTTCCCGCTGCTGCTGGCGCCAATGGAGGATGTCAGCGATCCGCCGTTCCGGGCGGTTTGCAAGGCGAACGGAGCCGATTTGATGTATACGGAATTTATTTCGTCGGAGGGATTAATCCGGGACGCGGCCAAGAGCGTTCAGAAACTGGACATATTCGAATACGAACGCCCGATTGGTATTCAGCTTTTCGGTTCAGACATCGAAACCATGCGGGTCTGCGCCGAAATTGCCACGCGCGCGAATCCGGATCTGATCGATATCAACTACGGTTGCCCGGTCAAGAATGTGGCTTGCCGGGGTGCCGGGGCGGCTTTGCTGCAAGATGTTCCGAAAATGGTGAAAATGACCGAAGCCGTCGTGAAAGCCACCCACCTGCCCGTCACCGTAAAGACCCGCCTGGGCTGGGACGAAAACACAAAAAACATTCAGGAAGTGGCCGAGCGTTTGCAGGACATCGGTATTCAGGCGTTGACCGTTCACGGGCGTACGCGGGTGCAGATGTACAAAGGCGAAGCCGACTGGACACTCATTGGCCGGGTGAAGGAAAACCCGCGCATCAACATCCCGATTTTTGGCAACGGCGATATTGAAAGCCCTGAAAAGGCGCTGGAGTACAAAAACCGGTTTGGCGTCGACGGCATCATGATTGGCCGTGCCAGCATTGGCTACCCCTGGGTTTTCAACGAAATCAAGCACTACCTGCGGACGGGCGGGCATTTAGCCGCTCCTACCCTGGCCGACCGGGTGGCCGTCTGCAAACAACACCTGGAGTTTTCGATTCGCTGGAAAGGCGAGAAAACCGGCATCTTCGAAATGCGTCGTCATTATACCAATTACTTCAAGGGCCTCGACAATTTCAAACCGTTCCGGCTCCGGCTGGTGCAGGCTGATACGCTGGCGGAAATCAGCGGTATTCTGGACGAAATCACCGAAACGTACGAGGTAGCCCTGCTTTGA
- a CDS encoding DUF2007 domain-containing protein — translation MSDQWEKVLVTPTMHRAELAKVLLAEHAINAVVVNKKDSNYLLGNCEVYVQAEDAALAKIHLISADLEY, via the coding sequence ATGTCTGATCAGTGGGAAAAAGTACTGGTGACACCGACCATGCACCGCGCCGAACTGGCCAAAGTCCTGTTGGCCGAACACGCCATCAACGCCGTTGTCGTTAATAAAAAAGATAGTAACTACCTGTTGGGAAACTGCGAGGTGTATGTGCAGGCCGAAGATGCCGCCCTCGCCAAAATTCACTTAATTTCTGCGGATCTGGAATACTAG